A window from Bosea sp. ANAM02 encodes these proteins:
- the solA gene encoding N-methyl-L-tryptophan oxidase, which produces MSQHSYDVIVAGVGAMGSAACWHLAQRGLKVLGLERFDLGHAMGSSHGLTRIIRLAYFEGSHYVPIVKRAHELWAQTGEQAGMKLLHVTGSLDLAPKGGGPVESSLQSCLDHGLTHEVLEGAEVTRRFPAFQLPEGHIGLWQPDGGFVASEKAIYAHVGLAQSRGAEIRTNEPLLDWTPTAQGGVIVRTERGTYSAGRLVITSGGWIADAVPALKKQVNTVKQAIGWFTTRRPELFREGAFPVFILSVEEGNFYGFPLYEHPGFKLGGPHFGREPMDPREPDRTPSENQVARIRECLARYIPDAAGEPLTVKGCVYTVSPDEGFIIDTVPGVPQAVFASACSGHGFKFASAIGEILADLSTVGQSPFDLKPFSLSRLPA; this is translated from the coding sequence ATGAGCCAGCACAGCTATGACGTCATCGTCGCCGGTGTCGGCGCCATGGGGTCCGCCGCCTGCTGGCATCTGGCGCAGCGCGGGCTCAAGGTGCTCGGGCTGGAGCGTTTCGATCTCGGCCATGCGATGGGCTCGTCCCACGGGCTGACCCGGATCATCCGCCTCGCCTATTTCGAGGGCTCGCATTACGTCCCGATCGTCAAGCGGGCGCACGAGCTCTGGGCGCAGACCGGCGAGCAGGCCGGGATGAAGCTGCTCCATGTCACGGGCTCGCTCGATCTGGCGCCGAAGGGCGGCGGGCCGGTCGAATCCTCGCTGCAATCCTGCCTCGACCATGGTTTGACGCATGAAGTGCTGGAAGGCGCGGAGGTGACGCGGCGTTTCCCGGCCTTCCAGCTTCCGGAAGGGCATATCGGCCTGTGGCAGCCGGATGGCGGCTTCGTCGCCTCGGAGAAGGCGATCTACGCCCATGTCGGTCTCGCCCAGTCGCGCGGCGCCGAGATCCGCACCAACGAGCCCCTTCTCGACTGGACACCGACGGCGCAGGGCGGCGTGATCGTGCGCACAGAGCGCGGCACCTACTCGGCCGGGCGCCTCGTCATCACGTCGGGCGGCTGGATCGCCGACGCTGTGCCGGCACTGAAAAAGCAGGTCAACACGGTGAAGCAGGCGATCGGCTGGTTCACGACGCGCCGGCCGGAACTGTTCCGCGAAGGCGCCTTCCCGGTCTTCATCCTCAGCGTCGAGGAAGGCAATTTCTACGGCTTCCCGCTCTACGAGCACCCCGGCTTCAAGCTCGGCGGCCCGCATTTCGGGCGCGAGCCGATGGACCCGCGCGAGCCCGACCGCACGCCGAGCGAAAACCAGGTCGCGCGCATCCGCGAATGCCTGGCGCGCTACATCCCCGACGCCGCCGGCGAGCCGCTGACGGTGAAGGGCTGCGTCTACACCGTCTCCCCGGACGAAGGCTTCATCATCGACACGGTGCCGGGCGTGCCGCAGGCCGTCTTCGCCTCGGCCTGCTCGGGCCATGGCTTCAAGTTCGCGAGCGCGATCGGCGAAATCCTCGCCGACCTGTCGACCGTCGGACAATCCCCGTTCGACCTGAAGCCGTTCTCCCTGTCACGCCTGCCGGCCTGA
- a CDS encoding DMT family transporter has product MASAAENRRGIVFMLAAMSLFVVNDVFMKLAREAYPAGQAIALRACFAVVIGFALVFLAREGDRLRLAFRPRVLQRGFIEAFAALTFGWSLGLMPLANLTAINMASPLLIVALAVLLGMERVGWRRVVALAVGFVGVLFVVRPGAESFNAAAIVAVISAILVAGRDLTTRTIGDDVPSTVVSLTTTVLVGLVALAYGVTEKWLSIWRVETAYVGLAAFLVTAGTFFIISAFRRTDVGVISQYRYAIVVFATVLGYLVWGDVPDLYAFIGVALIVGSGLYTMHRQRVRPDSNLKLTRKRPA; this is encoded by the coding sequence TTGGCCAGTGCAGCCGAAAACCGCCGCGGCATCGTCTTCATGCTCGCGGCGATGTCGCTCTTCGTCGTCAACGATGTGTTCATGAAGCTCGCGCGCGAGGCTTACCCGGCCGGGCAGGCGATCGCGCTGAGAGCCTGCTTCGCGGTGGTGATCGGGTTCGCCCTCGTCTTCCTCGCCCGCGAAGGCGACCGGCTGCGCCTGGCGTTCCGTCCCCGCGTGTTGCAGCGCGGCTTCATCGAAGCCTTCGCCGCGCTGACCTTCGGCTGGTCGCTCGGCCTGATGCCGCTCGCCAATCTCACCGCGATCAACATGGCCTCGCCTCTGCTCATCGTCGCGCTGGCGGTTTTGCTCGGCATGGAGCGCGTCGGCTGGCGGCGGGTGGTGGCGCTGGCCGTCGGCTTCGTCGGCGTGTTGTTCGTGGTGCGGCCCGGCGCCGAATCCTTCAACGCCGCCGCCATCGTCGCCGTGATCAGCGCCATTCTCGTCGCTGGCCGGGACCTGACGACTCGCACCATCGGCGACGATGTGCCCTCGACCGTGGTGTCGCTGACCACGACCGTTCTCGTCGGGCTCGTCGCCCTGGCCTACGGCGTCACGGAGAAATGGCTATCGATCTGGCGCGTGGAGACGGCCTATGTCGGGCTCGCGGCCTTCCTGGTCACGGCCGGAACCTTCTTCATCATCAGCGCCTTCCGGCGCACCGATGTCGGCGTGATCTCGCAATATCGCTACGCCATCGTCGTCTTCGCGACCGTGCTGGGCTATCTCGTCTGGGGCGACGTGCCCGATCTCTACGCCTTCATCGGCGTCGCATTGATCGTCGGCAGCGGGCTCTACACCATGCACCGGCAGCGCGTGCGGCCCGATTCCAACCTGAAGCTCACGCGGAAGCGGCCGGCATGA